One Ricinus communis isolate WT05 ecotype wild-type chromosome 1, ASM1957865v1, whole genome shotgun sequence DNA window includes the following coding sequences:
- the LOC8264552 gene encoding protein Dr1 homolog isoform X2 has product MEPTDIVGKSKEDASLPKATMTKIIKEMLPPDVRVARDAQDLLIECCVEFINLVSSESNEVCSREEKRTIAPEHVLKALEVLGFGEYIEEVYAAYEQHKLETMDSLKGGKWSNGAEMTEEEAAAEQQRMFAEARARMNGGAIAPKQPETDGSLES; this is encoded by the exons ATGGAGCCTACGGATATTGTTGGTAAATCCAAAGAGGATGCTTCGCTCCCTAAAG CAACTATGaccaaaattattaaagagaTGTTACCTCCAGATGTTCGTGTTGCAAGAGATGCTCAAGATCTTCTGATAGAGTGTTGTGTAG AGTTTATAAACCTTGTATCATCAGAGTCCAATGAAGTATGCAGTAGAGAGGAGAAGCGGACGATTGCCCCTGAGCATGTACTCAAGGCCTTAGAG GTTCTTGGATTTGGAGAGTACATCGAGGAGGTCTATGCTGCATATGAGCAACACAAGCTTGAGACAATG GACTCGTTAAAAGGTGGTAAGTGGAGCAATGGAGCTGAGATGACCGAGGAAGAAGCGGCTGCCGAGCAACAAAGGATGTTCGCCGAGGCACGGGCAAGAATGAATGGAGGGGCTATTGCGCCTAAGCAACCAGAAACTGATGGAAGTTTAGAGAGCTAA
- the LOC8264552 gene encoding protein Dr1 homolog isoform X1, which produces MEPTDIVGKSKEDASLPKATMTKIIKEMLPPDVRVARDAQDLLIECCVEFINLVSSESNEVCSREEKRTIAPEHVLKALEVLGFGEYIEEVYAAYEQHKLETMQDSLKGGKWSNGAEMTEEEAAAEQQRMFAEARARMNGGAIAPKQPETDGSLES; this is translated from the exons ATGGAGCCTACGGATATTGTTGGTAAATCCAAAGAGGATGCTTCGCTCCCTAAAG CAACTATGaccaaaattattaaagagaTGTTACCTCCAGATGTTCGTGTTGCAAGAGATGCTCAAGATCTTCTGATAGAGTGTTGTGTAG AGTTTATAAACCTTGTATCATCAGAGTCCAATGAAGTATGCAGTAGAGAGGAGAAGCGGACGATTGCCCCTGAGCATGTACTCAAGGCCTTAGAG GTTCTTGGATTTGGAGAGTACATCGAGGAGGTCTATGCTGCATATGAGCAACACAAGCTTGAGACAATG CAGGACTCGTTAAAAGGTGGTAAGTGGAGCAATGGAGCTGAGATGACCGAGGAAGAAGCGGCTGCCGAGCAACAAAGGATGTTCGCCGAGGCACGGGCAAGAATGAATGGAGGGGCTATTGCGCCTAAGCAACCAGAAACTGATGGAAGTTTAGAGAGCTAA
- the LOC8264551 gene encoding protein MIZU-KUSSEI 1: protein MATRTSHQDSSTSSKRHFHWTKKIGTENDDVPTFNKSSSNTTNEEDKKENARNHAALLTPKKKLPAVAVARLRSVLAAFGKNRSSLPHGLGPRVVGTLFGYRRGHVHFAFQRDPNSPPAFLIELATPISGLVREMASGLVRIALECDKEKEDQEKKAVRLLEEPMWRTYCNGKKCGFATRRECGPKEWKVLKAVEPISMGAGVLPGIATEPGTDGEIMYMRAKFERIVGSRDSEAFYMMNPDSNGAPELSVYLLRV, encoded by the coding sequence ATGGCCACTAGAACCTCTCATCAAGACTCCTCCACTTCCTCCAAGAGACACTTCCACTGGACCAAAAAAATTGGAACTGAAAATGACGATGTTCCAACCTTTAACAAGTCCTCCTCAAACACTACTAATGAggaagacaaaaaagaaaatgcaagaAACCATGCTGCTCTGTTAACCCCGAAGAAGAAGCTACCGGCAGTAGCAGTTGCTAGACTTCGGTCTGTTCTTGCAGCCTTTGGCAAGAACCGGTCTAGCCTACCACACGGGCTCGGGCCTCGGGTTGTAGGCACCCTTTTCGGCTATCGCCGTGGTCATGTTCATTTTGCATTTCAAAGAGATCCCAATTCACCTCCAGCTTTCCTCATAGAGCTTGCTACACCAATTAGCGGATTGGTTAGAGAAATGGCATCTGGGTTGGTTAGAATTGCATTGGAGTGtgataaagagaaagaagatcaagaaaagaaagcagtTAGATTGTTGGAAGAGCCAATGTGGAGGACTTACTGTAACGGGAAGAAATGTGGTTTTGCAACAAGGAGAGAGTGTGGGCCTAAAGAATGGAAGGTGTTGAAAGCTGTGGAGCCTATTTCAATGGGCGCTGGTGTTTTGCCAGGGATTGCAACTGAGCCTGGGACTGATGGTGAAATCATGTACATGAGAGctaaatttgaaagaattgTTGGGTCTAGAGATTCTGAGGCTTTCTATATGATGAATCCTGACAGCAATGGAGCTCCTGAGCTTAGTGTCTATCTGCTTAGAGTCTAA
- the LOC8264552 gene encoding protein Dr1 homolog isoform X3, with product MEPTDIVGKSKEDASLPKATMTKIIKEMLPPDVRVARDAQDLLIECCVESNEVCSREEKRTIAPEHVLKALEVLGFGEYIEEVYAAYEQHKLETMQDSLKGGKWSNGAEMTEEEAAAEQQRMFAEARARMNGGAIAPKQPETDGSLES from the exons ATGGAGCCTACGGATATTGTTGGTAAATCCAAAGAGGATGCTTCGCTCCCTAAAG CAACTATGaccaaaattattaaagagaTGTTACCTCCAGATGTTCGTGTTGCAAGAGATGCTCAAGATCTTCTGATAGAGTGTTGTGTAG AGTCCAATGAAGTATGCAGTAGAGAGGAGAAGCGGACGATTGCCCCTGAGCATGTACTCAAGGCCTTAGAG GTTCTTGGATTTGGAGAGTACATCGAGGAGGTCTATGCTGCATATGAGCAACACAAGCTTGAGACAATG CAGGACTCGTTAAAAGGTGGTAAGTGGAGCAATGGAGCTGAGATGACCGAGGAAGAAGCGGCTGCCGAGCAACAAAGGATGTTCGCCGAGGCACGGGCAAGAATGAATGGAGGGGCTATTGCGCCTAAGCAACCAGAAACTGATGGAAGTTTAGAGAGCTAA